From one Prochlorococcus marinus str. MIT 0912 genomic stretch:
- a CDS encoding helix-turn-helix domain-containing protein, producing MALNFLFKKHSSSLLSEPDNTCSDKNFHDAINLFKTQRKKAGISLEQLSRETKISRNVLIAIENGSKKNLPETIYLIAMIKSIERKLNLEVGSLNGLLIQRDSFISISRFKFNFINIDFLNSWIGSLLYILFMLLSILALNSQQRYLIKINSVSTEPIITEKIIIKNRAIINNQKDQ from the coding sequence ATGGCTTTAAATTTCCTCTTTAAGAAACACTCATCTAGTTTATTATCTGAGCCAGACAATACTTGTTCTGATAAAAATTTTCATGATGCAATTAACTTATTTAAAACTCAAAGAAAGAAAGCTGGGATTTCATTAGAGCAACTATCGAGAGAGACAAAAATCTCAAGAAATGTACTAATAGCTATTGAGAATGGATCAAAAAAAAATTTACCAGAAACAATCTACTTGATTGCAATGATTAAAAGTATTGAGAGAAAACTCAATTTAGAAGTAGGAAGTTTAAATGGTTTATTAATACAAAGAGATAGTTTTATTTCTATATCTAGATTTAAATTTAATTTTATAAATATAGACTTTCTCAATAGCTGGATTGGAAGCTTATTATATATTTTATTTATGCTTTTATCGATATTGGCTCTTAATAGTCAACAAAGATACCTTATAAAAATTAATAGCGTTTCGACTGAACCGATCATTACAGAAAAGATAATCATAAAAAATAGAGCTATAATTAACAATCAAAAAGATCAGTAA
- a CDS encoding lysine decarboxylase: MGLFNLLSADRSENLFLPAHGRGKALPKKVRNLLKLRPGIWDLPELFEIGGPLIREGAIAESQKSSAFEVGVDRCWYGVNGATGLLQSSLLALARPGQAILMPRNIHKSCIQACLFGGLIPILFDIPFLTDRGHAAVFDRKWLQRVFQKAKELKEDIAAVVLVNPTYQGYSADIESLIKEIHSHSLPVLVDEAHGAYLISQIRSDLPKSAIFLGADLVVHSLHKSAPGLVQSAVLWSQGDKVDPFKIERSIELLQTSSPSSLLLASCESSIKELIETKGLRKLKYRLEEAELLKDFLINKEVPLLKNSDPLKIILHTSKFGLSGIQVDKRFIKKRIIGELAEPGTLTFCLGLSSHKRLGKRFVRIWNEILTSFGQQKSYFFKRPPFSVVSKPYKPCSHSWGSNFEKVNLHDAIGRISVEMVCPYPPGIPLLIPGEILDEARVDWLIEQKCFWPEQISDFVRVIS, translated from the coding sequence ATGGGGCTTTTTAACTTGCTTTCTGCTGATAGAAGCGAAAATCTTTTCTTGCCAGCCCATGGAAGAGGGAAAGCACTCCCCAAAAAGGTACGAAACCTATTGAAGCTAAGACCAGGTATTTGGGATTTACCAGAGCTCTTTGAGATTGGTGGTCCGTTGATTAGAGAAGGAGCAATAGCAGAAAGTCAAAAGTCTTCTGCCTTCGAAGTTGGTGTTGATAGATGTTGGTATGGAGTTAATGGTGCGACGGGTTTACTTCAAAGCTCATTGCTTGCTCTAGCTCGTCCTGGTCAAGCTATTCTCATGCCCAGGAACATTCATAAAAGTTGTATTCAAGCATGTTTGTTTGGAGGCTTGATACCAATACTTTTTGATATCCCTTTTTTAACTGATCGAGGTCATGCAGCTGTTTTTGATAGGAAATGGCTTCAGAGGGTTTTTCAAAAAGCCAAAGAACTTAAAGAAGATATAGCGGCTGTAGTTTTAGTTAACCCCACATATCAAGGTTATTCTGCAGATATTGAATCTCTGATTAAGGAGATTCATTCACATTCTCTGCCAGTATTGGTTGATGAGGCTCATGGCGCTTATTTAATAAGCCAAATCAGGTCAGATTTACCTAAGTCAGCCATCTTTCTTGGTGCAGATCTTGTTGTTCACTCTCTTCATAAATCTGCACCAGGATTAGTTCAATCCGCAGTTTTATGGTCGCAAGGCGACAAGGTTGACCCATTTAAAATCGAAAGAAGTATTGAATTGCTTCAAACTTCAAGCCCAAGCTCTTTGTTATTAGCTTCCTGTGAAAGCTCAATAAAGGAACTTATTGAAACTAAAGGGCTAAGGAAATTGAAATACCGTTTGGAAGAAGCTGAGTTATTGAAAGATTTTTTGATTAATAAGGAGGTGCCTCTCCTTAAAAACAGTGATCCACTAAAAATCATTCTTCACACATCAAAATTCGGATTGAGTGGTATTCAAGTTGATAAAAGGTTTATTAAAAAAAGAATAATTGGTGAATTGGCTGAGCCGGGAACACTTACTTTTTGTCTTGGACTTTCTTCTCACAAGAGATTAGGAAAAAGATTTGTAAGAATTTGGAATGAAATCCTTACATCTTTTGGCCAACAAAAATCTTATTTTTTTAAAAGACCACCTTTTAGTGTGGTTTCTAAGCCATACAAGCCTTGCTCTCATTCCTGGGGGTCGAATTTTGAGAAGGTGAATTTGCACGATGCTATAGGAAGAATTTCGGTTGAGATGGTTTGCCCTTATCCTCCTGGGATACCTTTATTAATTCCAGGTGAGATTTTGGACGAAGCTCGTGTCGATTGGTTGATAGAGCAAAAATGCTTTTGGCCAGAGCAAATCTCTGATTTTGTAAGAGTTATTTCTTGA
- a CDS encoding ATP-dependent Clp protease ATP-binding subunit, with the protein MFERFTEKAIKVIMLAQEEARRLGHNFVGTEQILLGLIGEGTGVAAKVLKSMGVNLKDSRVEVEKIIGRGSGFVAVEIPFTPRAKRVLELSLEEARQLGHNYIGTEHLLLGLIREGEGVAARVLENLGVDLTKVRTQVVRMLGETAEVTTGAGSSKGSAKTSTLDEFGTNLTQLASESKLDPVVGRHSEIDRVIQILGRRTKNNPVLIGEPGVGKTAIAEGLAQRIQQGNIPDILEEKRVLTLDIGLLVAGTKYRGEFEERLKKIMEEIKSAGNVILVIDEVHTLIGAGAAEGAIDAANILKPALARGELQCIGATTLDEYRKHIERDAALERRFQPVMIGEPSIKDTIEILKGLRERYEQHHRLKITDEALDAAANLGDRYISDRFLPDKAIDLIDEAGSRVRLLNSKLPPEAKEVDKELRKIQKSKEEAVRDQDFTQAGELREKEVELRDKIRNLLQNIRQKTSSNENSEPNNISERNNENSEQVTAQSDELKIAQPIVNEEDIAHIVASWTGVPVQKLTESESVKLLNMEETLHQRLIGQDEAVKAVSKAIRRARVGLKNPNRPIASFIFSGPTGVGKTELTKALAAYFFGSEEAMIRLDMSEFMERHTVSKLIGSPPGYVGFNEGGQLTEAVRRRPYTVVLFDEIEKAHPDVFNLLLQLLEEGRLTDSKGRTVDFKNTLIIMTSNIGSKVIEKGGGGLGFEFSGENVEDSQYNRIKSLVNEELKQYFRPEFLNRLDEIIVFRQLSRDEVKDIAEIMLKEVFLRIKEKGISLTVSDDFKERLVEEGYNPSYGARPLRRAVMRLLEDSLAEEVLSGRIKDGDKAEVDIDESKKVIVKHLGKDSSTPELASASV; encoded by the coding sequence ATGTTTGAGAGGTTTACAGAAAAGGCTATAAAAGTGATCATGCTCGCTCAAGAGGAGGCAAGACGCCTTGGGCACAATTTCGTTGGAACTGAGCAAATCCTTCTAGGACTAATAGGTGAAGGAACTGGAGTAGCTGCTAAAGTTCTTAAATCGATGGGGGTCAACTTAAAAGATTCCAGGGTAGAAGTTGAAAAAATAATAGGAAGAGGGTCAGGATTCGTTGCTGTAGAAATACCCTTCACACCAAGAGCCAAAAGAGTACTTGAACTTTCATTGGAAGAAGCCCGTCAGCTAGGTCATAATTACATTGGAACCGAACATCTATTGCTTGGGCTGATTAGAGAAGGCGAAGGAGTTGCTGCAAGAGTTCTTGAAAATTTAGGAGTTGATCTAACAAAAGTCAGAACACAAGTTGTAAGAATGCTTGGTGAAACTGCAGAAGTTACAACAGGAGCAGGTTCTTCTAAAGGATCAGCTAAAACCTCAACACTTGACGAGTTTGGAACAAATCTTACTCAGTTAGCTAGTGAATCAAAGCTAGACCCAGTAGTTGGAAGGCATTCAGAGATTGATCGTGTAATTCAAATATTGGGTAGAAGAACAAAAAACAATCCCGTCTTAATAGGGGAGCCAGGAGTTGGTAAAACAGCCATAGCTGAAGGACTTGCTCAAAGAATCCAACAAGGAAATATTCCTGACATACTCGAAGAAAAAAGAGTATTAACTCTTGATATTGGTTTACTAGTAGCTGGAACAAAATATAGAGGTGAGTTTGAAGAAAGACTAAAAAAAATAATGGAAGAAATTAAGTCTGCTGGAAACGTGATTCTCGTTATTGATGAAGTTCACACTTTAATAGGAGCAGGTGCTGCTGAAGGAGCAATTGACGCTGCAAATATATTAAAACCTGCTTTAGCAAGAGGAGAACTTCAATGTATTGGAGCTACAACTCTAGATGAATATCGCAAACACATTGAAAGAGATGCCGCATTAGAGCGAAGGTTCCAACCTGTAATGATTGGAGAACCCTCAATCAAAGATACAATCGAAATCCTTAAAGGATTACGAGAAAGATATGAGCAACATCATAGATTAAAAATCACCGATGAAGCTCTTGATGCTGCTGCAAATCTTGGGGATAGGTATATCTCAGATCGTTTTTTACCTGATAAAGCTATAGACCTAATAGATGAAGCAGGAAGTAGGGTCAGACTACTTAACTCCAAATTGCCTCCAGAGGCTAAAGAAGTTGATAAAGAATTAAGGAAAATACAAAAGAGTAAAGAAGAAGCAGTAAGAGATCAAGATTTCACTCAAGCTGGAGAGCTTAGGGAAAAAGAAGTTGAACTTAGAGATAAAATTAGAAATCTTTTACAGAACATAAGACAAAAAACATCATCAAATGAAAATTCTGAACCTAATAATATTTCGGAGAGAAACAATGAGAATTCTGAACAAGTTACTGCTCAGTCTGATGAATTAAAAATTGCCCAACCTATTGTTAATGAAGAAGATATTGCTCATATCGTCGCCTCATGGACTGGTGTGCCTGTCCAGAAATTAACTGAGAGTGAATCAGTAAAACTTCTCAACATGGAAGAGACTTTACATCAAAGACTGATTGGTCAAGACGAAGCAGTTAAAGCTGTTTCAAAAGCAATCAGGAGAGCAAGAGTTGGCCTCAAAAATCCAAATAGACCAATTGCTAGTTTCATTTTTTCTGGTCCAACTGGAGTAGGAAAAACTGAACTTACCAAAGCGTTAGCGGCCTACTTCTTTGGTAGTGAAGAAGCAATGATACGTCTAGATATGTCCGAATTTATGGAAAGACATACTGTCAGTAAATTAATAGGTTCTCCTCCTGGATACGTAGGTTTCAATGAAGGTGGACAATTAACGGAAGCTGTAAGAAGAAGACCTTATACAGTTGTTTTATTCGATGAAATAGAGAAAGCACATCCTGATGTATTTAACCTGCTCCTTCAATTATTAGAAGAAGGTAGATTAACCGATTCAAAAGGAAGAACTGTTGATTTCAAAAATACATTAATAATAATGACTTCTAATATTGGATCTAAAGTTATAGAGAAAGGCGGCGGTGGACTAGGCTTTGAATTCTCAGGAGAGAATGTAGAAGATTCTCAATACAATCGAATAAAATCTCTAGTCAATGAAGAACTAAAGCAATATTTCCGTCCTGAATTTCTCAATAGATTGGATGAAATAATTGTATTCAGACAACTTTCTAGAGACGAAGTTAAAGACATAGCAGAAATTATGTTAAAGGAAGTATTCTTGAGAATAAAAGAGAAAGGAATATCTTTAACAGTGTCAGATGATTTCAAAGAAAGATTAGTCGAAGAAGGATACAATCCTTCTTATGGGGCACGACCTTTAAGAAGAGCAGTGATGAGGCTATTGGAAGATAGTCTTGCTGAAGAAGTTTTATCTGGAAGGATAAAAGACGGAGATAAAGCAGAGGTTGATATTGATGAAAGTAAAAAAGTAATTGTTAAACATCTTGGAAAAGATAGTTCAACGCCTGAATTAGCTAGTGCCTCTGTATAA
- a CDS encoding phosphatidate cytidylyltransferase: MFLAVSKKRLLSGLLVGAFGFLIVSLGDWWFSIAISLIVHLALLEFFRMAEFTGIRPATKTTLLACQILLFFTQLSSLGYVSIEISDAILPLSGAAICGWLLLQPVTGSIADVAASIFGLFYLGFLPSHWIKLRNILETDLTNNVNLIPTDWSSSITFGMLITFSTCFMIVGFDIGSYFVGKKFGNHSLSPISPSKTVEGVFGGLIFSILIGAFCGYLLKWEFGIFIGIFIGILVALFSLVGDLTESMLKRNAGLKDSGDFLPGHGGILDRIDSYLFTPAIVFYIVILLSPLIIS; this comes from the coding sequence ATGTTTTTAGCTGTTTCGAAAAAGAGATTATTAAGTGGACTTTTAGTTGGTGCTTTTGGCTTTTTAATAGTTTCTCTTGGTGATTGGTGGTTTTCTATCGCAATAAGTTTGATTGTTCATTTGGCTCTTCTAGAGTTCTTTCGAATGGCAGAGTTTACTGGGATAAGACCAGCTACTAAGACAACATTATTAGCCTGTCAAATATTACTTTTCTTCACTCAATTATCTTCTCTTGGATATGTTTCTATTGAAATATCAGATGCTATTTTGCCATTGTCTGGTGCCGCAATTTGTGGTTGGTTATTGTTGCAACCTGTTACTGGCTCCATTGCGGATGTAGCAGCATCAATATTCGGATTATTTTATTTAGGTTTCTTGCCAAGTCATTGGATTAAGTTAAGAAATATTTTAGAAACTGATTTAACAAATAACGTCAACTTGATTCCCACTGATTGGTCATCATCTATTACATTTGGAATGCTGATAACTTTCTCTACATGTTTTATGATTGTTGGATTTGATATAGGCTCTTATTTCGTAGGCAAGAAGTTTGGTAATCATTCATTGTCTCCAATTTCTCCTTCTAAAACTGTTGAAGGTGTTTTTGGAGGATTAATATTTTCAATATTAATAGGAGCTTTTTGTGGATATCTACTTAAATGGGAATTTGGAATATTTATTGGAATATTTATTGGCATTTTAGTAGCATTGTTTTCTCTAGTAGGAGACTTAACTGAATCCATGTTGAAAAGGAATGCAGGGTTAAAAGATTCGGGTGATTTTTTACCTGGTCATGGAGGGATACTTGATAGAATAGATAGTTATTTATTTACTCCAGCAATTGTATTTTACATAGTAATTTTATTATCACCATTAATTATTTCCTGA
- a CDS encoding ABC1 kinase family protein, translating into MKYDFKRDLIWLISRPWILVPRFVQIVGAISLLLARLIFQGSSNDEKIQKNLAKFLLKTLIGLGPCFIKVGQALSTRPDLIRKDWLEELTNLQDNLPSFSHEKALEIIENELGRPANELFEEFPSKPIASASLGQVYKAKLTMNYWVAVKVQRPLLIFNIRRDIVIIKILGVLSAPILPLNLGFGLGEIIDEFGRSLFDEVDYKKEANNAEKFSTLFHNNKSVTIPKVERHLSSVKVLTTSWVDGTKLKDRNELLVNNLNPSKIIRTGVISGIQQLLEFGYFHADPHPGNMFALQGHNGDLGNIAYVDFGMMDSISEEDRLTLTGAIVHLINNDFHSVAKDFQSLGFLNKEQDLKPLIPVLKEVLGSAIGKDVASFNFKEITNKFSELMFDYPFRVPARFALIIRAVISQEGLALRLDPDFKIIDLAYPYVAKRLLTSDTNEMINILLDVIFDQNGHLRVERIENLFDVIVQDSKTPAKELIPVAGAGLKLLTSSRGSLIRKNLLMSIIKDERIDTKDMKQLIKLVRKTFNPLRMAAGLTKQNNTQVA; encoded by the coding sequence ATGAAATACGATTTCAAAAGAGATTTAATCTGGTTAATTTCAAGGCCGTGGATATTAGTGCCTAGATTTGTTCAGATAGTTGGTGCAATATCACTACTGTTAGCAAGACTTATTTTTCAAGGTTCAAGCAATGATGAAAAGATTCAGAAGAATCTAGCTAAATTTCTACTTAAGACACTTATTGGTCTGGGTCCCTGTTTTATAAAAGTAGGTCAAGCACTTTCAACCAGGCCAGATCTAATAAGAAAGGATTGGCTTGAAGAATTAACAAACTTACAAGATAACTTACCTTCTTTTTCTCATGAAAAGGCACTTGAAATTATCGAAAATGAGTTAGGGAGACCAGCTAATGAACTTTTTGAAGAATTTCCATCTAAACCAATAGCCTCAGCAAGTCTTGGACAGGTTTATAAAGCAAAACTAACTATGAATTATTGGGTAGCAGTAAAAGTTCAGAGACCTCTTCTGATATTTAACATTAGAAGAGATATTGTTATTATAAAAATTCTTGGTGTTCTTAGTGCCCCGATACTTCCATTAAATCTTGGGTTTGGATTAGGTGAAATAATAGATGAGTTTGGGAGAAGTTTATTTGATGAAGTTGATTATAAAAAAGAAGCTAATAATGCTGAAAAATTTTCTACCCTCTTTCATAATAATAAGTCAGTTACCATACCAAAAGTAGAAAGACATTTATCATCAGTAAAAGTACTAACTACAAGCTGGGTTGATGGAACAAAGTTAAAAGATAGAAATGAATTGTTGGTAAATAATTTAAATCCATCAAAAATTATTAGAACTGGTGTTATCAGTGGAATACAACAATTATTAGAGTTCGGATACTTTCATGCAGACCCTCATCCAGGCAACATGTTTGCTCTTCAAGGACATAATGGTGATTTAGGAAATATAGCCTACGTTGATTTCGGAATGATGGACTCAATTTCAGAGGAAGATAGATTAACTCTTACTGGTGCAATTGTTCATTTGATCAATAATGATTTTCATTCCGTAGCAAAAGACTTTCAAAGTTTAGGTTTTCTCAATAAAGAACAAGATCTCAAACCTCTAATACCTGTATTAAAAGAAGTACTTGGAAGTGCAATTGGTAAAGATGTTGCATCTTTTAATTTCAAAGAAATCACCAATAAATTCTCCGAATTAATGTTTGATTATCCTTTTAGAGTCCCAGCAAGATTTGCTTTAATTATCAGAGCAGTAATTAGCCAAGAAGGACTTGCTCTTCGCTTAGATCCTGATTTTAAAATTATAGACTTAGCCTATCCTTATGTAGCTAAAAGATTACTTACTTCAGATACAAATGAAATGATAAATATATTATTAGATGTTATATTTGATCAAAATGGTCATCTAAGGGTTGAAAGAATAGAAAATTTATTTGATGTGATAGTACAAGATTCAAAAACCCCGGCAAAAGAATTAATTCCAGTAGCAGGAGCAGGTCTTAAGCTCTTAACAAGCTCAAGGGGCTCTCTAATAAGGAAAAACTTACTGATGAGTATAATTAAAGATGAAAGAATAGACACAAAAGATATGAAACAATTAATCAAGCTAGTACGAAAAACATTCAATCCCTTAAGGATGGCTGCAGGTCTAACAAAACAAAACAACACACAAGTTGCATAG
- the rimI gene encoding ribosomal protein S18-alanine N-acetyltransferase, with amino-acid sequence MNLSIIQLDIMHLNECLDLDQKSLNGLWSKSQWLRELTDPKRICLGIIDLGTKKLLGLCSAWLVIDELQITFLAVHPRHQRKGLGRFLLSELIKRSKSLQTNHMYLEVKNNNEPAIAFYKSMGFKTVGNRSNFYKDGSDALILYKETLNKS; translated from the coding sequence ATGAATCTCTCAATAATTCAACTTGACATAATGCATTTAAATGAATGCCTTGATTTAGATCAAAAATCTTTAAATGGTCTTTGGTCAAAATCTCAATGGTTAAGAGAACTCACTGACCCTAAAAGGATTTGCCTAGGAATTATAGATTTGGGAACAAAAAAACTTTTAGGCCTATGTTCCGCTTGGTTAGTAATAGATGAATTACAAATTACTTTTTTAGCTGTTCATCCAAGGCATCAAAGGAAAGGACTAGGAAGATTTCTATTGTCAGAATTAATCAAACGATCAAAATCACTTCAAACAAATCACATGTATTTAGAAGTTAAAAACAATAACGAGCCAGCGATTGCTTTTTATAAATCGATGGGCTTCAAAACAGTAGGAAATAGATCTAATTTTTATAAAGATGGAAGTGATGCTCTTATTCTCTACAAAGAAACTCTTAACAAATCATAA
- a CDS encoding alpha/beta fold hydrolase, with the protein MNQNVNKNIDTINATKAYINEIQDQIIDNQATKLFEYLKWIKLEGISPNKSDLFPTVLTGKGKQILLIHGFDSCFLEFRRLTPLLAKNNKLIIPDLYGFGFCPRSSGNKYGFKYLMKHLNSVLNYFSKNQPIGLIGASMGGALALELARRNPKKVNKLLLLSPAGLAGKNPKIPWPFNHLGAFFLSQPFVRRGLCRQAFADPTNSVGPAEEQIASLHLKVPGWQSSLADFAADGGVSDCGLPKPTQPLKIILGKYDRIIPKNEKNEINRSYNSNIEIATNSGHLPHLEEPKLVAEAWEKFKI; encoded by the coding sequence TTGAATCAGAATGTAAATAAAAATATAGATACAATAAATGCTACTAAGGCATACATTAATGAGATACAAGATCAAATCATTGACAACCAAGCAACTAAACTATTTGAATATCTTAAATGGATTAAACTGGAAGGTATTTCACCAAATAAATCTGATTTATTTCCAACAGTATTAACAGGCAAAGGAAAACAAATTCTTCTCATACATGGTTTTGATAGTTGTTTTCTTGAATTTAGACGTCTCACACCTCTTCTAGCAAAAAATAATAAATTAATAATTCCAGACCTATATGGATTTGGCTTTTGTCCTAGATCTAGTGGTAATAAATATGGATTTAAATATTTGATGAAGCATCTTAATTCTGTTTTGAACTATTTTTCAAAGAATCAACCCATAGGACTAATAGGTGCCTCAATGGGTGGGGCGTTAGCTCTAGAACTCGCAAGACGAAACCCAAAGAAAGTCAATAAATTACTGCTTTTATCACCAGCAGGTTTAGCAGGCAAAAACCCAAAAATCCCTTGGCCCTTTAATCATTTGGGGGCCTTTTTCCTTAGTCAACCTTTTGTTCGAAGAGGCTTATGTAGACAGGCCTTCGCTGATCCGACAAATAGTGTTGGTCCTGCAGAAGAGCAAATAGCCTCCTTACATTTAAAAGTTCCTGGTTGGCAATCATCCTTGGCAGATTTTGCGGCAGATGGAGGAGTATCTGATTGCGGACTCCCAAAACCAACTCAACCTCTGAAAATCATATTAGGGAAATATGACAGAATTATTCCTAAGAATGAAAAGAATGAAATAAACAGGAGCTATAATTCCAACATAGAAATAGCAACAAATTCAGGACATCTTCCACATTTAGAAGAACCAAAACTAGTCGCTGAGGCTTGGGAAAAGTTTAAAATATAA
- a CDS encoding iron-containing alcohol dehydrogenase family protein: MSINNHSISPSKIVRGDGAWIKSLDLIAKLCKRPLIIGRSSSTKRIRASFKKDLLLKGIQPISFELNHDCCELDVQNAYLISKNNNCDGIIAAGGGKVLDAGKLIADLLRLNCITVPLSASTCAGWTSLSNVYTPDGKFVKDVTLRSCPNLLIFDHKIVRAAPPRTLASGMADAVAKWYESSLTSSTSKDGFVQQAVQMARVLRDQLFLNGFQAFLDPLSNSWETVAEGCALTAGMIGGLGGAQCRTAAAHPIHNGFTQLEYTNKPLHGELVGFGLLVQLHLEEKNSHSQLPKQAKSQLIDFFSQLNLPISIESICLRNTTSDELRKACKFACNTNSDIHQLPFPITEKDLLESIQSFQSVHTNSKIKINNT, encoded by the coding sequence ATGTCTATAAATAATCACAGCATTTCACCTTCAAAGATTGTTAGGGGAGATGGAGCTTGGATTAAATCGTTGGATCTAATAGCCAAATTATGCAAAAGGCCTTTAATAATAGGTAGAAGTAGTTCTACAAAGAGAATAAGAGCTTCATTCAAAAAAGATCTTCTTTTAAAAGGTATTCAACCAATCTCTTTCGAATTAAATCATGATTGTTGTGAATTAGATGTCCAAAATGCATACCTAATTTCAAAAAACAACAACTGTGATGGAATTATTGCAGCAGGAGGAGGGAAAGTACTTGATGCGGGGAAATTGATTGCTGATTTACTTCGACTTAATTGCATAACTGTTCCACTAAGTGCTTCAACATGTGCTGGATGGACTTCTTTATCCAATGTATATACCCCCGATGGCAAGTTCGTAAAAGATGTGACTTTAAGAAGCTGTCCAAACTTACTGATCTTTGATCACAAAATTGTTAGAGCCGCGCCACCAAGAACACTTGCTAGTGGAATGGCAGATGCTGTAGCAAAATGGTATGAGTCATCATTAACCAGCAGTACAAGCAAGGACGGTTTTGTGCAACAAGCAGTTCAGATGGCTCGTGTTTTACGAGATCAATTGTTTTTAAACGGTTTTCAGGCTTTCTTAGATCCACTAAGCAATTCTTGGGAAACTGTTGCAGAAGGATGTGCACTGACTGCTGGAATGATTGGAGGGCTTGGAGGTGCTCAATGCAGAACAGCAGCAGCGCATCCTATCCACAATGGCTTCACTCAGCTTGAATATACCAACAAGCCACTTCATGGGGAACTTGTTGGATTTGGTTTACTAGTTCAACTACACCTAGAAGAGAAAAATTCACACAGTCAATTACCAAAACAAGCCAAGTCACAACTTATAGATTTCTTCTCCCAACTAAATCTTCCTATTTCAATTGAGTCTATTTGTCTTAGAAATACGACCTCGGATGAACTACGTAAAGCCTGTAAATTTGCATGCAATACTAACTCTGATATACATCAATTACCTTTCCCAATAACTGAGAAAGATCTTTTAGAATCAATTCAAAGTTTTCAATCAGTGCATACAAACTCCAAAATAAAAATAAATAATACTTAA